The Acidimicrobiales bacterium genome contains a region encoding:
- a CDS encoding ABC transporter permease — protein sequence MTQRVALTLAAPLLAIVLALSVSSAVLRATGHSPVDVLALLADQLTQVGELVKTANRAGPYYISGVAVAVGFKMNLFNIGVEGQYRLAGVTAAAAGAALPLPGPLRLLAVVAVAMAVGGAWAGIAGVLRAHRGVSEVISTIMLNAIALGITPFVLTRWFREEEVEGAVDFGIRTREIPSGHLPDLDALVPGALPGGVHLNAFVVIAALVGVGYWVLVWHSRFGFDLRASGSNPHAARASGVDARRMTVVAMAISGAIAGLVGLSSIIGAAPHRYTDESFLAGLGFTGIAIALLGRNHPVGIALGALLWAFMDVARTPMSRADLPREITTIMQGIIVLSVVVAYSVVVRVARRRDTAALARQVDPAGATA from the coding sequence GTGACCCAGCGCGTCGCCCTCACCCTGGCCGCACCGCTGCTGGCCATCGTGCTGGCCCTGTCCGTCTCCAGCGCCGTGCTGCGCGCCACCGGCCACTCCCCGGTCGACGTCCTGGCCCTGCTGGCCGACCAGCTCACCCAGGTCGGGGAGCTGGTGAAGACGGCCAACCGGGCCGGGCCGTACTACATCTCCGGTGTGGCCGTGGCCGTCGGCTTCAAGATGAACCTGTTCAACATCGGGGTCGAGGGCCAGTACCGCCTGGCCGGCGTCACCGCCGCCGCAGCCGGCGCCGCCCTCCCGCTGCCCGGCCCCCTGCGCCTCCTGGCCGTCGTGGCCGTGGCCATGGCCGTGGGCGGGGCCTGGGCCGGCATCGCCGGCGTGCTCCGGGCCCACCGGGGCGTGAGCGAGGTGATCTCCACCATCATGCTCAACGCCATCGCCCTCGGGATCACCCCCTTCGTCCTCACCCGCTGGTTCCGGGAGGAGGAGGTGGAGGGCGCCGTCGACTTCGGCATCCGCACCCGGGAGATCCCCTCCGGCCACCTGCCCGACCTCGACGCCCTGGTGCCCGGCGCCCTCCCCGGCGGCGTCCACCTCAACGCCTTCGTCGTGATCGCCGCCCTGGTGGGCGTGGGCTACTGGGTGCTGGTGTGGCACAGCCGCTTCGGCTTCGACCTCCGGGCCTCGGGGTCCAACCCCCACGCGGCCCGGGCCTCGGGCGTCGACGCCCGGCGCATGACCGTGGTGGCCATGGCCATCTCCGGGGCCATCGCCGGCCTGGTCGGCCTGTCCAGCATCATCGGGGCCGCCCCCCACCGCTACACCGACGAGAGCTTCCTGGCCGGCCTCGGCTTCACCGGCATCGCCATCGCCCTCCTGGGCCGCAACCACCCGGTGGGCATCGCCCTGGGCGCCTTGCTGTGGGCGTTCATGGACGTGGCCCGCACCCCGATGTCGCGGGCCGACCTGCCCCGGGAGATCACCACCATCATGCAGGGCATCATCGTGCTGTCGGTGGTGGTGGCCTACTCGGTGGTGGTCCGGGTGGCCCGCCGGCGCGACACCGCGGCCCTGGC